TTAATTGGACCATACACATCCCAAAGCTCGTTTCTCACAAATTTACTACAATGGTGTAAGTGTTCTACCAAAGAAACAATGGCGTATGTGGCGATTTCTCCAGCATGTCAAATCAAATGATAGGATTATTGCTCCGTAACTGGCCAACTTATTACGACAATGTGCGGGTTAATTATTTAGTGTTGCATATCCCAAACAAAAGAATTGACTGTGCATCAAATACAAACATCATCTTGCAAGATCTTCAACCAGCTCAGACATATCGATAGTCCCACGTGTTGTCTCGTTCAAAGGGACAGCCACTGAAGGTGATGCTCCATAACTACGTGCAAAGCAGTTATGTTCACAAGCACTGGTGGCGTGCGAATAGAGTCTCCTCATCATATCTAGCCTCTCTGCAACTTCCTTCATTGTTGGCCTGTCATCTCCCCTCTGGCTAAGGCAGTGAACTGCGAGTTCACACATGTTCTCAAGGACCACCATACCCGCGTCATCTGTAATTTCAGAGTCCAGCATAACGTGGTGCGTCTTCCGATGAAACATCAAGGGAAAGCTATATGACAGTGAGTGCTTTCCATTAAAGTTGTTGGTATATATAGCTCTCTTTCGTGTCATTAGCTCGAGAAGAACAACCCCGAAACTGTATACATCGCTTTTCTCAGTGAGAAGATGGCTGATAAAGCTCTCAGGGTCAAGGTATCCCAGTGTTCCATGGACAAACATGATGAACTCACTTTCATCCATGGACTTAAGTGCTGATGCTCCGAAATCAGCAACCTTTGCATTGAGCTTGTCATCCAAGAGAATGTTGGCAGACTTGACATCGCCATGTAGGATTGTGCGAGATGTGGATGAATGTAAGTAAGCTAGAGCTTCTGCTGACTGTGTAGCAATCTTCAGGCGAATAGCAAGGGGAATTGGCAATCTACGATCAGCACCGTGAAGGAACTGGGATAGAGTACCATGGGAGACAAACTCATAGACCAACATTGGGACATCTTTGTCCAGACAACAGCCTAGTAACCTCACAATGTTTCTGTGATTGATCTGTGACAAGATTATAATCTCATTGACAAATTCTTCTCTCCAATCAGCATTGATTGCTTTGGACTTCTTTATGGCGACCTCTTTTTGATCATCCAAAGTTCCTCTGTAGACCATACCATGACCACGACATCCAATAACTCGATCTTCATTGTAGTTGTCAGTGGCTCTCGTTATCTCTTTCTCCGTAAGTATGCGGATTGTGTCAACCTGCTTTGACCTCATCTCATCGTATAACTTGAGACCTCCATTTTGTCTGAAATACTCATCTTTCTCCCTCTTGTGCCTTCTTATTTGAAATTGCATGAGTAGCAAGCATGCTAAGGCCATCACCGAAGTTGCAGAAATACTGAGCCCTGCAAATGTATATTTTTCAGAAACTAACACTAATATATTTCTATAGCAAATTTTGAGCTCactattttcttttggttttacaagtatttttttattgttacatgaATGTTAGTTATTACAATGCATATGTTACTGTAAATAAACGTATGAAAAGGGATTCACTGTTTGAATAAATGATGCGTACCAATGACCAATTTTTGATCTGAAGACAACAGAGATCGGCATCCAAATTTTGTACCATCAGGTCGTGTTCCTCTCTTGCATATGCAAGAGTAGTTCCCGGGTGTGTTGCTACAGACCCCTTGTCTGCATGGATACAAATCTTCATACTTGGGGTCCTGCTTACGCAATGTGCACTCGTCTATGTCTGAAGATAACATTGGAAACATCTACTCAGAAGAGTAAATCTGAAACATGAATTCACTATGCTTTCACTATTGCATGTTGGCTAAAGAAAGATTAAGGAAGTAATGAATCCATGTTTTCAATTCAATATGCAATGCTGTAACTATGCTTCACATAACATCTTCGAAATTAATATTACACCGTGCATTAGCAACTTACATCAGATTTTTTTTGCTTGCCAGTTCTCTGTGATGGTGTGGTGGAAATCAAAGCTACATGAGGTAAAATCGCAACCCACATATTGGAAAGTCTTCATATAGATGTTTTGTGAAAGTGTATCTGGGTTTAACTAACACTGCATATTGTTTATAGTTCCATCTGTTTTCAGTGTAATATCCATAGAAATCTAGAGAAGTTAAATTAAAGTAAATACTTAACCTTGACAGCCATTCAGAAGATAAGGATTGCCCTCATATCCTCCGGAGCACTGGCATAAGTATCCTGGACCGTTGTTCGCGGCCATGCAATAGCTGTTTGTACTGATGCAACCATAGTCAGTAGGTGTGTCTTTCCCCTTCTCCGGGCATGAGCCATTCCTAATGGCCCAGTCGACAACAACGGCAGCACCTCTGTTAGCTCGACCATCGATGAACCCAAGTGTGCCGGCAAGGTCCTGCTGCCCGAAGGTGTACCACCCGACCTCAGCCACCATGGCGTACAAGCATGGGTTGAAGCTCCATACCCTGCTCTGTGTCATCTCAAATTTGATCTCCAAGGAGGTGAGGTTGGTGGGGATGGCAACCTCACAGCAGCCCATCCCATTGCATGGCGCGTCCTCAGACGTGTTGTTGATGCCCTCGCAGTTCGAGTAGCAACCAGTCACATACTGGCCCACGGTTTCTTTGTAGCCGGTGATGAGCCCAAGGGTGTTGCAGCCAATGACTGTGAAACGGTTGCGTGGCGGTGACGGGAGGAAGGGCGTGTGCTTCAGATCGTACCCTGTGGTGAACTTGGTGAATGTGGTGTTCGACGTGAAGCAGATGTGATTGACGGGGCTGTATAGGTGCATCTCGCCATTCTTCAGTGAGATGTCGGTGATCTCAGCTGCTACATTCGGATCACCAACAGTTGGCCTTGGTGGATCGACCGTGCTGTCGCAGTCGAGGTTGAAGTAGCTGTTGAGGCTGATCGCAGCGCAGTGCGCGCCAATCCCAAAGGGGTATGGGATGGATACGTCGCCACACTTGTCAGGGCAAGCTGGTGACGACATGGAGTGTCCAGAAGAGGCTCGGGCAAGTGTTCCCACTGCTGGGAAGAAGATGCTTGCTATGAAGATTACCATGACTGTCGATGCTCCTGCCATAGTTGGATGCCAGTTAGCCATGTTACATGTATGCAAACTGCACATTATATTAGCTGGACAGGGTTAAATCAATATGGAGTAGGTTTGTCACCAGAAATAACTAAATGGAAGTTCCTCTAGCCATACCATGACCACCACATCCAATAACTCGATTTTCCTTGTAGTTGTCAGTGGCTCTCTTTATCTCTTTCTCTGTAAGTATGCGGATTGTGTCGACACGCCTTGATCTCATCTCATCATATAACTTGAGACCTCCATGTTGTTTGAAATACTCATCTTTCTCCCTCTTGTGCCTTCTTTGAAATTGCATGAGCAACATGCATGTGAAGGCCATCACTGCAGTTGCAGAAACACAAACACTGAGGCCTGCAATAATATATTTGTGAGGAACAGATGCCTGTAAATTTCTATTAGAATTTGGACTTTGCTATTTTCCTTTTGGTTGCAACTGGTAAGCAGTGTTCAGAGTTCAATAATTTTGTTTCTATTACATGATTTTTGCTATGGAAGCACACGTTTTGTAGATGAAAGCATGAACATAGATACACTGCTTATATAAACGAGGCTTACCAATAACCAATTTCTCACCAACCATTGGGCGTGGTGAATCGATTGTGCCGTTGCAGGTGAGGTTGAAGTAGCTGTTCTGGCTGCTCGCAGTGCAGTCTTCCCCAATGCCGAAGGGGTATGGGATGGGCACTGCTCCGCACTTGTCAGGGCAGCCTGGCAACGGCATGGAGCGGTCGGATGAGGCTCCGGCCTCTGCTGCCATTGCTGGAAAGGAGATGCATACTATGGAAACTAGCAGGGCTGCTGATGCTCCTGGCATGACTGGATGCCAACAACCCAGTTAAATCAGTATgtggtatactccctccgttcctaaatatatgtctttgtagagcttcaactatgaaccacatacggatgtatatagatgcattttgagtgtagattcattcattttgctccgtatatagtccatttagtggaatctctacaaagacttatatttaggaacggagggagtatatgcttgtCTCTAGAAAAGAAAATTTGCAAGTTGCCATGTGATTCATCTGAGAGAGTCTCCAGCAGTGTCAGTCAACTAGCACAAGTGGTATCACTGTATCAGAGTGTACGTTAACACGCAGGGGAGACTTTGACCGTGATTGTGTGCTTGCCTTCATTTCGAATTGCTGCTTTTGTCAATGGTTTCACACCCCTCCTCTGAGATCTTCTATGGTTTCCAGGAAATCAGATGGTTTGGTGTTGGTGGTAACGTGAAGGAGGATGAATCATCGTAGATTGGCTGGTTGAAGCCTACACATTAAAAAAAATCAACAAGGTGAGAACACCACGATTCCAACCTTTATGTATTAGAGAAAAACAATTATTTAGCATACACATACGCTCTTGTGCTGGATGGGGACTTTTATTTAGGTCAGCTGGATCATATCATCATTCATGTATTGAGAAGCATGAGAAAACCAGGAGTTAGTGGTGAATTTTCTTGATTCGACAATGTGCTGGCTTGCATTCTCAGAGGCTGGTCAGCTGGAGCATGACAACACTCATTGTATTGACTATTGAAGAGCATGAGGAGACGAGAGCAGCGGTGCAGCACGGAGCAGTGCTGACACCTCCGCAGGCTGCGCCTTCTGGGGCCGGTCCTCGAGCTCCGCCTAGGAAATCCAGTTGTTGCATAGTATGTATAGTTCCTGATGATTGATTATTATTGATTGGTTGCAATGGCTATTGTGTGGTCGAGGCATTTGGAGGAGATAATTTTTGTTGGGGCTTGCCAGGCGCTTGGGTTGGGTTGCTCATGTACTCTAAGTAGATCGTTCCTGACAGTAGCAGTTTGCTGTTGTTTGCTAGTTGAAGTAGGAGTTGCTTTTGTAGTAGCAGTTATAGATCTAAGTAACCTTGCTGGCCTTGTTGTGCCCGGCAAAACAATCTACGAATATTATGAATGAATGAATGGATGGATGGTTTCATGGTGCATCAAGATGGAACTGATTGTTTTAACTTTTTTCTCTCTGTGCCCCTCGTCTTCTCGTTGGAACATCgtaataaatactccctctgtcccaaaatataagaacgtttttaacactatacTAGTGTAAAAAAAACGTTCTTATACTATGGGACGGAGGCAGTAGTACAGTATGGTTCTTATTCACTCAGAGGTACCAAATCTGAGGTGATCTTTTCAGGCTGTGGGAAAGAGCTGTTCAGTTAACTGAATGCTGTCTAGAGCTGTTGTTGCAGGTTTGATGCAGATGTTCAGTTCTTGCAGGTGGGAGGTGTTATCTAGAGCTGTTGTGCTCTTGGCTGCCCGGTGATGGGGCGTGCAGCATGGGGACGGGGCACCAGACCAGACCAGATCTGGTTTGTTTAACTGAATGCTGCGACGACGCTGCAGTCCCAGGATCTCGCGAGGCCAGGAGCAAGCTGGCGACGGATGAACATCAACAAGCTGACATTGCCATGGCCTGATGGTGCTGGTCCAAGACCGAGGGAGGGAGCGGCCACAGCAGCACGTCGGCGGCTCGTTCTGGCAGCTTTAGTGGTCTTTTTGTGGTCTCGAAATCTTGGTGTAATTTCTGTTCTGTTTGAGGTGCTTTCTATTTTCGATGAACTTTGATAATAGATCTAGATCCTTCTTGAGAAAAAAGGAAGTCTGAGGTCTATAGCTCGCTTGCTGCGAGGAGGAGTGAATGCTCGCCTACAGCGCTCCTTTAGTGGGCCAGCCCGTGACACTGTTGGTCTTTTTGAAAACAAAAAAGTGTAGCGCAAAGACATAGCATTGATTTTCCTCTATAACCTTTAGCACTATTTTACCCCTAGAAAAACCTTTGGCACTGTTTTTTTCTTACTTTTTGTTTATATTTCGAGATGTTCTAAATATATAATTCTTCAAAAATTACTTCACAATATTTTTTAAAACTTTCATCATGCATTAAGAAAATGATCATGAAACATAAAAAATTGTTCGTGCAACCTTAGAAAATGTTCATAAAtatctttaaaaaatgttcacgctaCTTAAAAAATTTCTAACACATAAAGAAATatttgcatttaaaaaaatattcatggtaTTTCTGAACAATGTTCAAACATGTGTTTTCaaatgttcactattttttttTCAATATGAATTTTGCAATGTTCAACATGGATTAGTataaatgttcaatgtgtatttgtaAAATGTTCAATCATGTACgtgaaaaatgttcaacatatataCGTAAAATCTGCAATATGTATTTTTAAAAAGTTGACATATATATAGAAAATGGAACAAattgaaaaggagaaaaaaaaggaaaccgaTAGAGAAAACACatggaaaaaacaagaaaaaagggAAAGGTTCTTACCCCGGTACtaggagagcaactagttaacgagcgctccttcgggagcctcgcaacgatcagcgccacttgacgCGCTCTAGGCCATTTGCAACGCGTCgtgctctgggcgctccctccggatttttttttttatttttccgcacgcgttttcggctttttaaacggttttttccgggttttttcgacgttttggttttccaccggtcttccttagcttttcgatcaaaaaaatatggaaaaaaatttgcgcgaaaaaacacgtttttttttctttcgcgagagtcacggttttgctttcgtgagaggcacggttttgcttttgcgagagtcacggccgtgcccctcggaaacgaaaaaaaaacgcgttttctgtttttttcctttcgcgagagtcacggttttgcttccgcgagaggcacagttgtgctttagcgagagtcacggccgtgcctctcggaaacggaaaacaacgtgttttctgtttttttttcttttgtgagagtcacggttttgcttccgcgagaggcacagttgtgcttccgcgagagtcacggccatgcatctcgaaaaggaaaaaaacatgttttctgtttttttcctttcgcgagagtcacggttttgcttccgcgagaggcacggttgtgctttcgcgagagtcacggccgtgcctccttggAAACGGTAAAAaaagtgttttttattttttttccttccgcgagggtcacggttttgctttcacgagaggcacggttgtgatttcgtgagaggcacgggcgtgcctctttcggaaagggaaaaaacccatgctctcggttcggttttttcgtccggtttttttcgtgaaaaaagagttcgtcaaaacctatcaacatgggatctagtttagaagatctcgacgcgagaaatccaacgatgaaggcggttcaagatttggacgcacagtttgagagataaaacgttttgaataaacaaatctacgaaaaaaaggaaaaactcccaggttgcgacaagtgacgcgctgcatgtgcgtcacttgtcgcaaccaggggagttggagtgatctttgcaacgagtactcctcaactagtgatttcgctGTACTGATCCATAGAAACTTCCTACAACTGTGCTATTGGGCCATCTCACCAAGATATACACTTTCTTTTGTCTTGCAGTGAGCGAGACATAGCATTGATGAAGACTGATGCTGTTGGAGGACATGTTGTTACTAGGTACATCGGGGCCTACGGTGCAACTTATACACGtgatttctctactctctatttATATCTCTGTTACTTAAAAAGAACCTAAGGTTCCATCTTTCACTCACTTTTCTCCATAGTTTCAAGAATCGAACCGGTGAGCCTGACGGTTCAGGTTTTTACTGGTCAGACTATTGGTTCGCCAGTTCGATTATTGGTTCCCTAGGTGCAAAATATAATACATTTTTGTAGTAGGGAAGGTCAAAAAGATTATTTCCTTCCTTTAGTACAACAACTCGGGTGGGATTTAGTGGTTATTGGTCCAAGTTTAACTCATTTGATCCGTCACAACTTGACCTGAGTTCAAATCCCACTCAATTCAATTGATTTTTCACACTCGACTTAGCTAGCATCATTGCTCGGTTTAGCTACTCCGGGTTTTTCAACCCTGGTTCATATAAAAACCAGCCGATTGAACCAGTTTTCTACAATCCAATTACGGAGCGGTCTAATTAGATTATAAAAACCGCCGAGGCCGCTTGCTCTAGTTTTTTCCGGTCTAACCGGCGCACCGGTCTGTTTTTTTAAACTATGGTTTTCTCCCCACCATCCATTCGTCCAACCTTCCACCCTCCATCTTTTTTCCTAGTTTTGCATCCCCTTCTGGTTTTCATCAAACTAATATTCAGTAACCCAATAAACCAGATCGTCCTATGGTATAACAATTGGATGCAAAGACTAGGGCAATggaacttcttttcttttttttttgagaaaaaaatagAGGGAGTTAAATGGTTGAGAATTGATCTGCTACAGAGGAAGGAAGCGTCCCCCATCCTATCTGTCACCGAGTGTTTCC
This window of the Triticum aestivum cultivar Chinese Spring chromosome 5D, IWGSC CS RefSeq v2.1, whole genome shotgun sequence genome carries:
- the LOC123123695 gene encoding wall-associated receptor kinase 4-like translates to MAAEAGASSDRSMPLPGCPDKCGAVPIPYPFGIGEDCTASSQNSYFNLTCNGTIDSPRPMVGEKLVIGLSVCVSATAVMAFTCMLLMQFQRRHKREKDEYFKQHGGLKLYDEMRSRRVDTIRILTEKEIKRATDNYKENRVIGCGGHGASTVMVIFIASIFFPAVGTLARASSGHSMSSPACPDKCGDVSIPYPFGIGAHCAAISLNSYFNLDCDSTVDPPRPTVGDPNVAAEITDISLKNGEMHLYSPVNHICFTSNTTFTKFTTGYDLKHTPFLPSPPRNRFTVIGCNTLGLITGYKETVGQYVTGCYSNCEGINNTSEDAPCNGMGCCEVAIPTNLTSLEIKFEMTQSRVWSFNPCLYAMVAEVGWYTFGQQDLAGTLGFIDGRANRGAAVVVDWAIRNGSCPEKGKDTPTDYGCISTNSYCMAANNGPGYLCQCSGGYEGNPYLLNGCQDIDECTLRKQDPKYEDLYPCRQGVCSNTPGNYSCICKRGTRPDGTKFGCRSLLSSDQKLVIGLSISATSVMALACLLLMQFQIRRHKREKDEYFRQNGGLKLYDEMRSKQVDTIRILTEKEITRATDNYNEDRVIGCRGHGMVYRGTLDDQKEVAIKKSKAINADWREEFVNEIIILSQINHRNIVRLLGCCLDKDVPMLVYEFVSHGTLSQFLHGADRRLPIPLAIRLKIATQSAEALAYLHSSTSRTILHGDVKSANILLDDKLNAKVADFGASALKSMDESEFIMFVHGTLGYLDPESFISHLLTEKSDVYSFGVVLLELMTRKRAIYTNNFNGKHSLSYSFPLMFHRKTHHVMLDSEITDDAGMVVLENMCELAVHCLSQRGDDRPTMKEVAERLDMMRRLYSHATSACEHNCFARSYGASPSVAVPLNETTRGTIDMSELVEDLAR